A region from the Arvicola amphibius chromosome 12, mArvAmp1.2, whole genome shotgun sequence genome encodes:
- the LOC119828151 gene encoding translation machinery-associated protein 7, giving the protein MSGREGGKKKPLKQPKKQTKEMDEEDKAFKQKQKEEQKKLEELKAKAAGKGPLATGGIKKSGKK; this is encoded by the coding sequence ATGTCGGGCCGGGAAGGTGGCAAAAAGAAGCCCCTGAAACAGCCCAAGAAGCAGACTAAGGAAATGGACGAGGAAGATAAGGCTttcaagcagaaacaaaaagaggagcagaagaaacTCGAGGAGCTAAAAGCCAAGGCCGCGGGGAAGGGACCCCTGGCCACAGGTGGAATTAAGAAATCTGGCAAAAAGTAA